The DNA segment GTCGTCGGAGATGCCGATGCCGCCGATGACGCTGACGAACAGTTCGGGCGACGTCGTCGAGAACGCGACGATGGTGACCCCGACCGTCGCCGGCGCGATGCCGTAGCCGAGCGCGAGCGAGGAGGCGCTGTCGACGAGCAACTCCGCGCCGAGGTACAGCAGGAGGATGCCGCCGACGAGATACAGCGTCTCCGCCGAGAGAAGAAGATCTCCGGTCGTTTGCAGTGCCAACATTGGTTTCCCTACCGAGAAACCGACCGAGAGGAACTCCATAAGTATTCGGACGATTATAGATTCTGAGAACCGACGCCGCCGACCGGCCGGAAACGCCGCTCTCGGCGCGGGTGGCGACGCGTCGCCGCCCGCGCCGACATCTCGGAGTTCGGACGGTTGCACCGAACCCAGCAGTTAACCCGGTCGCGGGCCTTCCGGCCGACATGGACGTATTCGGACTGCTCGGCAACCCCGTCGGGCACTCGCTGTCGCCGCCGATGCACGAGGCGGCCTACGCGGAACTCGGGATGGACGCCCGGTACGTCACCTTCGAACCGGACCCCGACGACCTCCCCGCGGCGCTCGACGGTGCGCGGGCGCTCGGCATAGAGGGGCTGAACGTCACCATCCCGTTCAAGGAGGACGCCCTCGACCTGGTCGAACCGGACGACCTGGCGGCCCGCATCGGCGCGGTCAACACCGTCGACTTCTCGACCCTCGGCCCGGACGGAACCCCGCGGGGGTACAACACCGACGCCGAGGGCGTGCGGCGGGCGTTCGCCCACCACGACGTCTCCCTCTCGGGCGCCCGGGCGGTCGTCGTCGGTGCGGGCGGGGCCGCCCGCGCCGCGGCGTTCACGCTCGCCGACGCCGGCGCGACGGTCCACGTCGCCAATCGGACCGTCGAGCGCGCCGAGGCGCTCTCAGCCGACGTCCGCGCGGCGTCCGCGCGCGAGTCGCGCGCGGACGCCGCGGAGCAAGCGACCGCCGGGGGCTTGGAGAGCCTCGAAACGCGGGTTCCCGACGCCGACGTGCTCGTGAACGCAACGAGCGTCGGCATGGAGGAGGACCGCTCGCCGGTGCCGGCCGACGCGCTCCACGCCGACCTCGCGGTGCTCGACGCGGTGTACCGACCGCTCGACACCAGACTCCTCCGGGATGCCCGCGAGCGCGGCGCGACGACCGTCGACGGTGCCTGGATGCTGTTGTATCAGGGGGTAGAAGCGTTCGAGCGGTGGACCGGCCGGGATGCCCCCGTGGACGCGATGAACGAAGCGCTTCGAACACGGATTTAAGTACCGGCGCCGTCTACTGTCACGCAAATGGGATTGCTCACCAAGCTGAAGTCGTTGCTCGGATTCGACGAGGACCGCTCGCAGGTGCGCCGCGGTGACACGGGCGTCACCATCGAGCGCGAACCCGGTGAGTCGGCGGAACCCGACACCGAATCCGAAAGCGCCGTCAAGGGCGTCGACACCGGCGCCGAAAGCGAGAGCGAGAGCCAGAGCGACACCAGCACCGCCAGCGACGTGCGGGGCGTGACCGAAGCGGAACCCGACGCAGAATCCGAGGCCGAGACGGAGACCGAACCGGCCACCGAGGCCGAGGCCGAAACCGAGGAACCGTCTAGCGCCGAGGCGGAACCCGAAGCCGAGTCCGAAGCCGAACCCGCGGTCGACGAAACCGAACCGGCGGAAGACGCCGAACCCGGGGAGGACGCCGAATCGGAAACCGACGAGGTCACGGAACCCGAAGCCGAGGTCGAGGCCGAACCGGAAACCGACGAGGTCGCGGAATCCGAACCCGAACCGGAGTCCGACGCCGAGGCCGGGGTCACAACCGAGGATGTGACGACCGCGCCCGAGGCCGAGAGCGCGCCGTCCCAGACCGACGAGGCCGCAGAACCGTCGGAGGCGACACAGCCGTCGACCGACGCCGCCATTCCCGACCAGAGCGCGGGCGACGAACCCGAGCCGACGCCCGAGGATACCGAAGACGAGGCCGAACTCGAACCGGACGAGGCCGCCGAGGAACCGGTCGGCGAGGGCGCGCCCCTCGACGACATCAAGGGCATCGGATCGGCGTACGCCGAGCGACTCCGCGACGCCGGCGTGGCCGACGTTGCGGAACTGGCGCGGGCCGACGCCGACCAGCTCGCCGATGAGACGGGGCTGTCCGAAAAGCGCATCTCCGGCTGGATCGAGCGCGCCCAGGAGTACTGACGTCGAGACGGTTCCGGTTCGGCATGACGCGTGGCGCCACACCGAACCGGAAAGCGGTTACTTCTCCCCTCCGTCCTCCCACCCGATGAGCGACCCGACCGTGGCGACCGACCGGGAGACGTTCCGCGAGACGGCCGCCGGCGCTCCCGCGGGCGCGCGAGTCCCGGTCGAAGTCCGGGTCCGCGTCGCCGACCCGTTCGAGGCCTACCGGCGGGCGCGCGACGGTTCCGGTGGCTTCTACCTCGCCACGACGGGCGGCCAACCTGGCTGGGGGTACTTCGGCGTCGAACCCGCGGAGCGACTGACGACCCACGGGGAGGCGACAGTGCTCGGCGACGACTCCGCGAGTCCCAGCCTCGCCGCCCTCGACGCTGCCCTCGCCGGTGAGCGACTCGTCCGGGGCGACTGCGAGGTTCCCTACCCCTGCGGGCTGTTCGGCTGGCTGTCCTACGACCTCGTGCGCGAACTGGAAGACGTCCCCGAACGAGCAATCGACGACCGCGGGTTACCGCGGGTGCAGTTCGGGCTGTACGACTGCGTCGCGGCGTGGGAAGAACCGCGAGACGCGCCGGACGCCGCGCTCGCGGCGTCCGGCGCGTCTCGAAATGATGAGCGGCGAAGCCGCGAGCCGCGAGGTTCGGGCGACGCGGACACCGCGTCGCCCGAACCTCGGAGTAGCGAGCGAGGAGGAACGACTCGCGAGCCGAGGACGTCCGAGGGCGGAACGACGCTCCGCATCACCGCTTGCCCGCGACTCCCGGCCGACGCGGACCTCGACGAAACCTACGAGCACGCACGAGAACGCGCGCTCGCCCTCGCTCGCGCCGCGAGCGAGGGCGAGCGCACGGTGGGGCCGCCGCGCGTCGACGCCGAAACCGCCGAGTTCGAGAGCGACTGCGGGCAGGACGCCTACGCCGAGGCCGTCCGCCAGGTGAAGGAGTACGTCAGGGACGGCGAGACGTTCCAGGCCAACGTCTCCCAACGCCTCGTCGCGCCCGCGGCGGTCCACCCCGTCGAGGCGTTCGACGCGCTCCGGCGGGTGAATCCCGCGCCGTACTCCGGCCTGCTGGAGTTCCCGGGCGTCGACCTCGTGAGCGCGAGTCCCGAACTCCTGCTCGACGTCGACGGCGACCGGGCGGTCACCGAACCCATCGCCGGAACCAGAGCGCGGGGCGAAACCCCGGCGGAGGACGCGGAACTGGAGGCCGACCTGCTGGGCGACGAGAAGGAGCGCGCCGAGCACGCGATGCTGGTCGACTTGGAGCGCAACGACCTCGGAAAGGTCTGCGAGTACGGGTCGGTCGAGGTTTCGGACTACCGCCGGGTCGACCGTTACTCGGAGGTGATGCACCTCGTCTCGGCGGTCGAGGGCCGCCTGCGTGCCGACCGTGGACTCACAGACGCCATCGCGGCGACGTTCCCCGGCGGGACCATCACGGGCGCGCCCAAACCCCGTACGGTGGAGATCATCGACGAACTCGAATCGACTCGTCGGGGGCCGTACACCGGGAGCATCGGCGTCCTGGGATTCGACGACCGCGCGACGCTGAACATCGTCATCCGGACGCTCGTCCGGTATCGAGACGAGTACCACCTCCGCGTCGGGGCCGGCATCGTCCACGACTCGGTGCCCGAGCGCGAGTACGACGAGACGCTGGCGAAGGCGCGTGCCTTGTTGAACGCGGTGGACGAGGCTTTAGGTGGAGAGAAGCGGCTGGCGGTGGAGTGAAGCGGACGTCTCTGTCAAACCGGATACCGCAACGGCGACCGCTACTCACACTCCACAACTGGAACCGCGACTGCTACCGCAACCCCGGCCGCTACTTACACGATGCAGATGAGTAGCCGCACTGCCACTGCAACCCACATGCCTCCCCAGCCGATTCGTTCGCACCGCTCACTCGGTCGTCCCTCGCGCGAGTTGTCGCGCACCGTCGGAGCGAAGCTCCGACGAGCCTTCCTTCGTTTCACTCAGGAAGACCACGAGGGCACGACCGCACGCGCCACGTCGGCTGTGAGGATGCGCGCTACCGTCTGTTGGTTATGGCGCGCGCTGGCGCGGCTTTATGCCGCGCCTTCATTCGTGCGAGGGACGAGCGAACGAAGTGAGCGAGTCGGCTGGGGAGGCACGTGGTCTGCAGTGGCGGTTGCGGTGCGGTTTCTCAATTGTGTCGTGCGAGTGGCGGTCTGCGGTACGGTCGTTCGAATCCACCTTTTGTGGTTCGGTGGAGCATCGGCGTGCGGGCGACTGAACTATCCACAGTCGTAGCGCACGAAGCATCGAGAGCGACGCACAGCAGGTAACCGAGACGCTTTAGCCGCCTCGATAGCAACCCTCACCCAACGAGACACGCTCGCATGACCATCCTGGTGATAGACAACTACGACTCGTTCGCGTACAACCTCGTCCAGTACGTGGGCGAGTTCGACGACGAGGTGGTGGTCCGGCGCAACGACGCCATCGACCTCGACGGCCTCGCGGCGCTCGACCCCGACGGCGTCGTGGTTTCGCCCGGTCCCGGCGTCCCCGAGGACGCCGGCCTCTCGATTCCGGTGTTCGCCGAGACCGACTACCCCGCACTCGGGGTCTGTCTGGGCCACCAGGCGCTCTGTGCCGCCAACGGCGCGGCGGTCGGCCACGCGCCGGAGGTCGTCCACGGCAAACCTTCGGCGATTCGCCACGACGGCGCGGGCGTCTTCGCCGGCCTCCCCGAGCGCTTCGAGGTCGGGCGCTACCACTCGCTGTCGGTCGAGGAGGCCGACCTCCCCGACGCGCTGGTCCCGTCGGCCCGGACCGACGACGGCGTGCTGATGGCGGTGCGCCACCGCGAGCGCCCCCACATCGGCGTTCAGTTCCACCCCGAGAGCATCCTGACCGACTGCGGGAAGCGACTCGTCGAGAACTTCTGCGAGCGGTGCCGGTGAATCCCTGCCAACAATGCCAGTACGCTACCACGTGAACGGCGACCTCGTGCCGGCCGAGGAGGCGACCGTGAACGTCCGCGACAGGGGATTCATGTACGGCGACGCCGCCTTCGAAACCCTGCGGGCCTACGGCGGCGAGGTCTTCGAGTGGGAGGCTCACGCCGAGCGCCTCCGACGGACCTGCGACGCCCTGTCGCTCGACCATGGCCTCTCCGAAACCGACCTCCGCGAGCGAATCGACGAAACCGTCGATGCCAACGACTTCGAGGAGGCGTACGTGAAACTCTCGATATCCAGAGGCGTCCAGCCAGGAAAGCTCTCGCCCGGCCCCGTCGAGGACCCCACGGTCGTCGTCTACGTCGCGGAACTCCCGCGGGGCGGTGCGAGCGAGGCGAGCGAACCGGTCTGGGACGGGCACGCCCGCGCCGAAGTCGTCGAAACCCGCCGGATTCCCGACACCGCGATACCCGCGAGCGCGAAGACCCACAACTACCTCAACGGGATTCTCGCCCGACTGGAACTCGGCGAGGACGCCGACGAGGCCCTGCTTCTCGACGCCGACGGGAACCTCGCGGAGGGCGCGACGAGCAACCTCTTCTTCGTGACCGACGGCGCGCTCAAGACCCCGAGCCTCGACGGCCCGATTCTCCCGGGTGTTACCCGCCGGTTCGTCCTCGAACTCGCCGCCGACGCCGGAATACCTGTCGAAGAGGGAACCTTCGACCCAGCTGACCTCCGCGAAGCCGACGAGGCGTTCTTGACGAACACGACCTGGGAGATTCGACCGCTGGCGTCGGTCGACGGCGAGGACGTCGGCGGCGGGCCGGTCACGGACGAGTTAATCCGGGCGTTCGACGCGCGCGTCGAACGTGAGTACTACGCGACGGACGAGTAGACCGGCGGATTGCAGGGTGGGACTTTCGAAGCGGTCGAAGTCACGGTTGTTGCGGGACATCGCGTTTCGCCACCGATGATTCTCCGAATCGTTTCCCAGAGTAGAAGCCTTCAATTCCCCCGGACCGCTACGACGGACCAAATGGACGAGGACAGTCGAATCACCGACGTCGACGACGTACCCGCCGACACGACGCTCCTCTTCACGATTCGGGACGGGTTCGACGAGATCGAGGCCATCCTGACCAGAATCGAGGGAGACGGCGAGGTAGCCGCCTACACCAACTACTGCCAGCACTGGACCGACGTGCGACTCGACAAGGGAAGCGGCGCGACAAAGCGCGACGGCGAACTGGTCTGCGGCAAGCACGGCGCGCTGTTCGAGGACGACTCGGGCCACTGCACCTACGGCCCCTGCGAGGGCGCGGTGTTGAACGACGTCGAGGTGACCGTCGAGGACGGCGGGGTCTACCTCGCGGACGAGGACTACGAGTTCGTGGAACTCGGGTCGTCCATCGAACACGACCTCTCGTCGAACCGGTCGCTGGGCTTCGACTAACTGTTTTGGTGGGGGTTCCGTAGATTCGGTTGCTGGGTACCTGTAGATGGTTGCTACTCCGCTGACAGCGACCGAACGCTGTGAATCCCTGCTCCAAGAGCTACTTCCCGTGAACCGCGACTGCTACTTTCACGACTCCGCAAACTGCGACCGCCACTCCCACTCCACGATTGAGTGACCACCACCGTCCCGCAACAGCCACACGCCTCCCCAGCCGACTCCTTCGTTCGCGCCTCCGGCGCTCACTCAGTCATCCACCGTCAGAGCAAAGCTCTGACGAGCCTTCGGGAGCGTCAGCGACCGAAGACCTCGCGCGACGTGGGCGCGACTCCAAACCACCGGAAGACAACCGCGTCTTCCGAGGTCACCCTCGCTTCGCTCGCGTGACCGCGGAGTCGCGCCAGCACGCGCCACTCGGATGGTCAAGCTTTCTCGCCGACACCGAGAGTCGACCGCTCGAATCCCGAACCCTGACTCTCACTCGCCAAGCCAGGCGTCGTCGACGTGCAGCGTCCCGCGCGAGCCCTGCCACTCCGTCTCGTAGTCGAGTTCGATGGGCCGGTCCATGTGCGGGCCGTCGGTGACCAGCGTCTCGAACTCCCCGCCCTCGCCCAGGATGTGGACCCCGTGGCTCTCGTTGAGGGCCTCCAGTTCTGCGACGGCGTCGGCATCGAGGGTCCGGCCGAGCCACGACTCGTCGAGGCCGTAGGCCGCCACCCGGACGACGGTGATTTCGAAGCCGGCGTCGAGCATCGCGTCGGCGAGTTCGCGGGGGTCGCGTTGCCACAGCGGCGCAAACAGGTCGGCGTCGAGTCGCTCGCACATCCCCTCGATGCGGGAGGTCTGGTACTCGCTCTCGACCGCACCGGCGGTCACGCCGGCCAGTCCGCCCGGTAGTTCGGCGTCGAGGTCGGCGAGCGCGGCTTCGAGGGGTTCGAGTTCGGCGTCGCCCTGCGCGCCCGACTCGGCGGCCTCGCTCGCCCGGAAGTCGTCGGGTTCGACCTCGACCAACTCGATGCCGACGCTCTCGGCCGCCAGCGAGGCGAGGCGGGTCGCCGGCACGTGGTACATGTACGAGTCGCCTTCGGGGTGGACCGTGACGAGTCGCGTCACGTCCAGGCCCGCCTCCAGCGCACGGTAGAGCGCCCACGAGGAGTCCTTCCCGCCGGAGAACAGCGACACCCACTCGCCGCTCCGCTCGCGTCCGTCGGTCATGTGGGCCAGTCGGGAGCGGCCGGGTAAATGCCTCGCGGTCTCGGACGCCCCGCGAAATAGAACTACTCGGCGGACTCGTGTTCCTCGGCGAGTTCCTCCTCGATGGTCGACCCGCCGACGTACGAGGAGACCCGCACCCCGAGCAGGCTGACGACCACGCCCGCGACGACGAACACCGCGAGGCGAGTGCCGGCCGTCAGTTCGGTGGACTCGACGGCGAAGTTGCCGACCTCGACGTGCGGAATCACGACCGCCGGGACGTACCCCTCGCGCTGGAGGAAGTACGCCGAGAAGCCCCGGACGACGAGTCCCACCGCGAGCACGCCGAACGGGAGGTTCATGTAGGAGTTGCGCACCCGGTCGTTCCGGATGGCCTCGTCGAGCAGGCGACCGGTCGAAGCCGCCAGCGCGGCCGCCGCGAGCCACGGAACGGAGGCGAACGCGAACGCCATCGCGGGCATCAGGAAGTTCCCGTCGGCCACCGTCATGTCCGAGACGCGGAGCGCCCCCGCGAACACGCCGACCAGCGAGAGGCCGGCCGCGACCACGTACGTGACGATGGACACCCTGCCGGAGTACAGCGCGTCCCGGACCTCCGCGGGGAGGTCGGCGAGATACTCGTCGACGCCGAGTCCCTTGTAGAGGACGAACAGACCGATGACCGCGGTTATCGAGGAGATGGCAATGGCCGGACCGAACGCCATCAGCACGATGGGAAAGGCGAGGAGCGCGAGGCCGACCGGAACGAGGACGGTCTGGCGGAGTTCCTCGTCGGCGAGGAACTGCTTCAGGAGGTAGTAGGTCGACTCGATGTCACGGGCCTGCCGGACGACCACGCGGTCGACGGCGTCGACGCGAATCCGACTCTCGATGACCGGGACGAGTCGCTCGTCCTGGGCGCTGTCGATGACGACCACGGCCGAGTCGGGGTCGTGTTCGGCGATGAGCGCGTCGGTCTGGGCCGCGACCGCGCGGTCGCGGCCTACCATCGTGTCGGCCGCCCCGGAGATGACCGCCACGGTGACCTCCTCGTCGCCGTCCCGGAGGTCGCGGGCGACTCGCAGGGCTTCGAGCAGGCAGTTGACGCCGGAGTCCTCGGGGTCGGCGAGTCCGACGTCGGTGACCAGCGACCGGACGGCCTCCCACCCGGAGACGGGCGTCTCCAGGCCGGTCTTGGCCCCGATGTCGTCGTCGCGGTCGACGCACACCACCAGCGTGCTCATGTCGCGTGGGTGAACGCAGACGGCCGGGGGTTAAAAAGCCTCGTGCTCGTCCGTCGCCCGCG comes from the Halorussus vallis genome and includes:
- a CDS encoding shikimate dehydrogenase, with product MDVFGLLGNPVGHSLSPPMHEAAYAELGMDARYVTFEPDPDDLPAALDGARALGIEGLNVTIPFKEDALDLVEPDDLAARIGAVNTVDFSTLGPDGTPRGYNTDAEGVRRAFAHHDVSLSGARAVVVGAGGAARAAAFTLADAGATVHVANRTVERAEALSADVRAASARESRADAAEQATAGGLESLETRVPDADVLVNATSVGMEEDRSPVPADALHADLAVLDAVYRPLDTRLLRDARERGATTVDGAWMLLYQGVEAFERWTGRDAPVDAMNEALRTRI
- a CDS encoding helix-hairpin-helix domain-containing protein, whose product is MGLLTKLKSLLGFDEDRSQVRRGDTGVTIEREPGESAEPDTESESAVKGVDTGAESESESQSDTSTASDVRGVTEAEPDAESEAETETEPATEAEAETEEPSSAEAEPEAESEAEPAVDETEPAEDAEPGEDAESETDEVTEPEAEVEAEPETDEVAESEPEPESDAEAGVTTEDVTTAPEAESAPSQTDEAAEPSEATQPSTDAAIPDQSAGDEPEPTPEDTEDEAELEPDEAAEEPVGEGAPLDDIKGIGSAYAERLRDAGVADVAELARADADQLADETGLSEKRISGWIERAQEY
- a CDS encoding anthranilate synthase component I family protein codes for the protein MSDPTVATDRETFRETAAGAPAGARVPVEVRVRVADPFEAYRRARDGSGGFYLATTGGQPGWGYFGVEPAERLTTHGEATVLGDDSASPSLAALDAALAGERLVRGDCEVPYPCGLFGWLSYDLVRELEDVPERAIDDRGLPRVQFGLYDCVAAWEEPRDAPDAALAASGASRNDERRSREPRGSGDADTASPEPRSSERGGTTREPRTSEGGTTLRITACPRLPADADLDETYEHARERALALARAASEGERTVGPPRVDAETAEFESDCGQDAYAEAVRQVKEYVRDGETFQANVSQRLVAPAAVHPVEAFDALRRVNPAPYSGLLEFPGVDLVSASPELLLDVDGDRAVTEPIAGTRARGETPAEDAELEADLLGDEKERAEHAMLVDLERNDLGKVCEYGSVEVSDYRRVDRYSEVMHLVSAVEGRLRADRGLTDAIAATFPGGTITGAPKPRTVEIIDELESTRRGPYTGSIGVLGFDDRATLNIVIRTLVRYRDEYHLRVGAGIVHDSVPEREYDETLAKARALLNAVDEALGGEKRLAVE
- a CDS encoding anthranilate synthase component II gives rise to the protein MTILVIDNYDSFAYNLVQYVGEFDDEVVVRRNDAIDLDGLAALDPDGVVVSPGPGVPEDAGLSIPVFAETDYPALGVCLGHQALCAANGAAVGHAPEVVHGKPSAIRHDGAGVFAGLPERFEVGRYHSLSVEEADLPDALVPSARTDDGVLMAVRHRERPHIGVQFHPESILTDCGKRLVENFCERCR
- a CDS encoding aminotransferase class IV; translated protein: MPVRYHVNGDLVPAEEATVNVRDRGFMYGDAAFETLRAYGGEVFEWEAHAERLRRTCDALSLDHGLSETDLRERIDETVDANDFEEAYVKLSISRGVQPGKLSPGPVEDPTVVVYVAELPRGGASEASEPVWDGHARAEVVETRRIPDTAIPASAKTHNYLNGILARLELGEDADEALLLDADGNLAEGATSNLFFVTDGALKTPSLDGPILPGVTRRFVLELAADAGIPVEEGTFDPADLREADEAFLTNTTWEIRPLASVDGEDVGGGPVTDELIRAFDARVEREYYATDE
- a CDS encoding Rieske (2Fe-2S) protein encodes the protein MDEDSRITDVDDVPADTTLLFTIRDGFDEIEAILTRIEGDGEVAAYTNYCQHWTDVRLDKGSGATKRDGELVCGKHGALFEDDSGHCTYGPCEGAVLNDVEVTVEDGGVYLADEDYEFVELGSSIEHDLSSNRSLGFD
- a CDS encoding diphthine--ammonia ligase, whose amino-acid sequence is MTDGRERSGEWVSLFSGGKDSSWALYRALEAGLDVTRLVTVHPEGDSYMYHVPATRLASLAAESVGIELVEVEPDDFRASEAAESGAQGDAELEPLEAALADLDAELPGGLAGVTAGAVESEYQTSRIEGMCERLDADLFAPLWQRDPRELADAMLDAGFEITVVRVAAYGLDESWLGRTLDADAVAELEALNESHGVHILGEGGEFETLVTDGPHMDRPIELDYETEWQGSRGTLHVDDAWLGE
- a CDS encoding DUF373 family protein, with the translated sequence MSTLVVCVDRDDDIGAKTGLETPVSGWEAVRSLVTDVGLADPEDSGVNCLLEALRVARDLRDGDEEVTVAVISGAADTMVGRDRAVAAQTDALIAEHDPDSAVVVIDSAQDERLVPVIESRIRVDAVDRVVVRQARDIESTYYLLKQFLADEELRQTVLVPVGLALLAFPIVLMAFGPAIAISSITAVIGLFVLYKGLGVDEYLADLPAEVRDALYSGRVSIVTYVVAAGLSLVGVFAGALRVSDMTVADGNFLMPAMAFAFASVPWLAAAALAASTGRLLDEAIRNDRVRNSYMNLPFGVLAVGLVVRGFSAYFLQREGYVPAVVIPHVEVGNFAVESTELTAGTRLAVFVVAGVVVSLLGVRVSSYVGGSTIEEELAEEHESAE